From Anopheles darlingi chromosome 2, idAnoDarlMG_H_01, whole genome shotgun sequence, the proteins below share one genomic window:
- the LOC125952258 gene encoding sodium/hydrogen exchanger 7 isoform X1 codes for MNRQRVKTPNRSPYHFFPVLLLLVLGQWSFLSSVVTAESTDIELDAKANKIHQIDSLNLLLYTFLLTLTVLTIWLFKHRRVSWLHETGLAVIYGLIVGAIIRYAGTTTPIIHVAVDPQPDVKFNQSLPPDTLWLKFPGNLPHGSDQPVKANKTYTYSFRGEIANVEENEIDLKATFDPEIFFNIILPPIIFHAGYSLKRKYFFRNLGAILMFAIIGTTLSAFLIGALMYGFVQLMPKLKSSFTFLDTLYFGALISPTDPLTILAIFSDMHVDVNLYALVFGESVLNDAVAIVLSGAIQNYGEHYSSNGEFEGHAFLRSLGDFFSVFAFSLLIGASMGCVTAMMTKFTRIRDFPLLESALFVLMSYSTFLIAEAAELTGVVAVLFCGICQAHYTYNNLSDDSRIRTKQIFELLNFLAENFIFSYIGVSMFTFPKHHFDPLFIFTGFMCAAIGRAVNIYPLSALLNIARKPKISWNFQHMLFFAGLRGAMSFALAIRNTVSDARQAMLTTTSLIVITTVIIQGGAANFLLNWLNIPVGVDDETEVLPFQGVRSVYNSMENTAGDLENPDSEGATTPGGTRKGHEKAVLARLWGNFDSRYMKPLLTHSRPTLLETLPVCLSPLARLLTTTEQLTQDGPTRRADSDSDLCIDEDDRASRGCPADGSGRRNSINRLEIMDERIPSSFNVSSISLTNRIIQQGKRAGGKIFHF; via the exons ATGAACAGGCAGCGGGTGAAAACGCCAAACAGATCGCCGTATCACTTCTTTccggtgctgttgcttctggtgctAGGGCAATGGAGTTTTCTCAGCTCGGTCGTTACGGCCGAATCCACCGATATCGAGCTCGATGCTAAAGCCAACAAAATTCATCAAATCGATTCACTCAATCTGTTGCTCTACACCTTTCTGCTGACCCTGACTGTGCTCACTATCTGGCTATTCAAGCACAGGCGCGTTTCCTGGCTCCACGAAACAGGACTAGCGGTCATCTACG GACTCATCGTAGGGGCAATCATCCGATATGCGGGAACCACAACGCCGATAATTCACGTTGCCGTCGATCCTCAACCGGACGTTAAGTTTAACCAAAGCCTACCACCAGACACATTATGGCTCAAGTTTCCGGGAAATCTGCCGCACGGTTCGGATCAACCTGTGAAGGCCAACAAAACCTACACCTACAGCTTCCGAGGAGAGATTGCCAACGTCGAGGAGAACGAAATCGACCTGAAGGCGACCTTTGATCCCGAAATCTTCTTCAACATTATCCTTCCACCGATCATTTTCCATGCTGGATATAGCTTGAAAAGG AAATACTTTTTCCGTAATCTTGGAGCAATTTTAATGTTTGCCATCATTGGAACAACGCTCTCGGCCTTTTTAATCGGAGCACTGATGTATGGTTTCGTACAGCTAATGCCAAAGCTGAAATCGAGCTTCACCTTCCTAGATACACTTTACTTCGGAGCCCTCATTTCTCCGACGGATCCGCTTACTATCTTAGCCATTTTCAGCGATATGCACGTCGACGTTAATCTGTACGCGctcgtttttggggaaagtgtGCTGAATGATGCGGTTGCCATCGTACTCAGTGG GGCTATTCAAAACTACGGGGAGCATTACTCGAGTAATGGAGAATTCGAAGGACACGCTTTTCTCCGTTCGCTAGGCGATTTCTTCAGCGTATTTGCCTTTTCACTGCTGATCGGCGCATCGATGGGCTGCGTTACGGCCATGATGACAAAGTTTACGCGTATACGCGACTTTCCTTTGCTGGAATCGGCCCTCTTTGTGCTTATGTCCTACAGCACCTTTTTAATAGCCGAAGCAGCCGAACTCACCG GTGTTGTTGCGGTGCTGTTTTGCGGGATTTGTCAGGCGCATTATACGTACAACAATCTTTCAGATGATTCTCGAATACGAACGAAGCAAATATTCGAACTGTTAAACTTCTTGGCGGAGAACTTTATCTTCTCGTACATTGGGGTGTCGATGTTCACGTTTCCAAAACACCACTTTGATCCGTTATTCATTTTCACCGGTTTT atGTGTGCCGCTATAGGACGAGCTGTAAATATTTACCCCCTATCAGCGCTGCTGAACATTGCTAGAAAGCCAAAGATTTCGTGGAACTTTCAACACATGCTCTTCTTTGCTG GTTTGCGTGGTGCCATGTCTTTTGCACTTGCAATAAGGAACACAGTTTCGGACGCGCGGCAGGCAATGTTAACGACTACGTCACTGATTGTAATTACGACCGTTATCATACAGGGCGGTGCGGCGAATTTCTTGCTCAACTGGTTAAACATCCC tgTCGGAGTTGACGATGAAACAGAGGTGCTACCGTTCCAAGGAGTACGAAGC GTGTACAATTCGATGGAAAATACGGCTGGG GACTTGGAGAATCCCGACAGTGAAGGTGCCACCACACCCGGTGGAACTAGAAAAGGTCACGAGAAGGCTGTTTTGGCGCGTTTGTGGGGAAATTTCGATTCGAG GTACATGAAACCCTTGCTAACGCATTCTCGGCCAACATTACTCGAGACGTTACCGGTTTGCCTGAGCCCGCTTGCACGATTGTTAACAACGACAGAACAGTTAACCCAG GACGGTCCGACACGCCGAGCGGATTCCGACTCGGATTTGTGTATCGACGAAGATGATCGTGCTTCGCGTGGCTGCCCAGCGGATGGCAGTGGGCGTCGCAACTCGATCAATCGC CTGGAAATAATGGATGAAAGAATTCCTAGCTCGTTTAATGTATCCTCTATCAGCCTTACCAACCGCATTATACAGCAGGGCAAAAGAGCCGGGGGCAAaatctttcatttttaa
- the LOC125952258 gene encoding sodium/hydrogen exchanger 7 isoform X4, translated as MNRQRVKTPNRSPYHFFPVLLLLVLGQWSFLSSVVTAESTDIELDAKANKIHQIDSLNLLLYTFLLTLTVLTIWLFKHRRVSWLHETGLAVIYGLIVGAIIRYAGTTTPIIHVAVDPQPDVKFNQSLPPDTLWLKFPGNLPHGSDQPVKANKTYTYSFRGEIANVEENEIDLKATFDPEIFFNIILPPIIFHAGYSLKRKYFFRNLGAILMFAIIGTTLSAFLIGALMYGFVQLMPKLKSSFTFLDTLYFGALISPTDPLTILAIFSDMHVDVNLYALVFGESVLNDAVAIVLSGAIQNYGEHYSSNGEFEGHAFLRSLGDFFSVFAFSLLIGASMGCVTAMMTKFTRIRDFPLLESALFVLMSYSTFLIAEAAELTGVVAVLFCGICQAHYTYNNLSDDSRIRTKQIFELLNFLAENFIFSYIGVSMFTFPKHHFDPLFIFTGFMCAAIGRAVNIYPLSALLNIARKPKISWNFQHMLFFAGLRGAMSFALAIRNTVSDARQAMLTTTSLIVITTVIIQGGAANFLLNWLNIPVGVDDETEVLPFQGVRSVYNSMENTAGDLENPDSEGATTPGGTRKGHEKAVLARLWGNFDSRYMKPLLTHSRPTLLETLPVCLSPLARLLTTTEQLTQDGPTRRADSDSDLCIDEDDRASRGCPADGSGRRNSINRMKRSA; from the exons ATGAACAGGCAGCGGGTGAAAACGCCAAACAGATCGCCGTATCACTTCTTTccggtgctgttgcttctggtgctAGGGCAATGGAGTTTTCTCAGCTCGGTCGTTACGGCCGAATCCACCGATATCGAGCTCGATGCTAAAGCCAACAAAATTCATCAAATCGATTCACTCAATCTGTTGCTCTACACCTTTCTGCTGACCCTGACTGTGCTCACTATCTGGCTATTCAAGCACAGGCGCGTTTCCTGGCTCCACGAAACAGGACTAGCGGTCATCTACG GACTCATCGTAGGGGCAATCATCCGATATGCGGGAACCACAACGCCGATAATTCACGTTGCCGTCGATCCTCAACCGGACGTTAAGTTTAACCAAAGCCTACCACCAGACACATTATGGCTCAAGTTTCCGGGAAATCTGCCGCACGGTTCGGATCAACCTGTGAAGGCCAACAAAACCTACACCTACAGCTTCCGAGGAGAGATTGCCAACGTCGAGGAGAACGAAATCGACCTGAAGGCGACCTTTGATCCCGAAATCTTCTTCAACATTATCCTTCCACCGATCATTTTCCATGCTGGATATAGCTTGAAAAGG AAATACTTTTTCCGTAATCTTGGAGCAATTTTAATGTTTGCCATCATTGGAACAACGCTCTCGGCCTTTTTAATCGGAGCACTGATGTATGGTTTCGTACAGCTAATGCCAAAGCTGAAATCGAGCTTCACCTTCCTAGATACACTTTACTTCGGAGCCCTCATTTCTCCGACGGATCCGCTTACTATCTTAGCCATTTTCAGCGATATGCACGTCGACGTTAATCTGTACGCGctcgtttttggggaaagtgtGCTGAATGATGCGGTTGCCATCGTACTCAGTGG GGCTATTCAAAACTACGGGGAGCATTACTCGAGTAATGGAGAATTCGAAGGACACGCTTTTCTCCGTTCGCTAGGCGATTTCTTCAGCGTATTTGCCTTTTCACTGCTGATCGGCGCATCGATGGGCTGCGTTACGGCCATGATGACAAAGTTTACGCGTATACGCGACTTTCCTTTGCTGGAATCGGCCCTCTTTGTGCTTATGTCCTACAGCACCTTTTTAATAGCCGAAGCAGCCGAACTCACCG GTGTTGTTGCGGTGCTGTTTTGCGGGATTTGTCAGGCGCATTATACGTACAACAATCTTTCAGATGATTCTCGAATACGAACGAAGCAAATATTCGAACTGTTAAACTTCTTGGCGGAGAACTTTATCTTCTCGTACATTGGGGTGTCGATGTTCACGTTTCCAAAACACCACTTTGATCCGTTATTCATTTTCACCGGTTTT atGTGTGCCGCTATAGGACGAGCTGTAAATATTTACCCCCTATCAGCGCTGCTGAACATTGCTAGAAAGCCAAAGATTTCGTGGAACTTTCAACACATGCTCTTCTTTGCTG GTTTGCGTGGTGCCATGTCTTTTGCACTTGCAATAAGGAACACAGTTTCGGACGCGCGGCAGGCAATGTTAACGACTACGTCACTGATTGTAATTACGACCGTTATCATACAGGGCGGTGCGGCGAATTTCTTGCTCAACTGGTTAAACATCCC tgTCGGAGTTGACGATGAAACAGAGGTGCTACCGTTCCAAGGAGTACGAAGC GTGTACAATTCGATGGAAAATACGGCTGGG GACTTGGAGAATCCCGACAGTGAAGGTGCCACCACACCCGGTGGAACTAGAAAAGGTCACGAGAAGGCTGTTTTGGCGCGTTTGTGGGGAAATTTCGATTCGAG GTACATGAAACCCTTGCTAACGCATTCTCGGCCAACATTACTCGAGACGTTACCGGTTTGCCTGAGCCCGCTTGCACGATTGTTAACAACGACAGAACAGTTAACCCAG GACGGTCCGACACGCCGAGCGGATTCCGACTCGGATTTGTGTATCGACGAAGATGATCGTGCTTCGCGTGGCTGCCCAGCGGATGGCAGTGGGCGTCGCAACTCGATCAATCGC ATGAAACGAAGTGCTTAG
- the LOC125952258 gene encoding sodium/hydrogen exchanger 7 isoform X5 produces MNRQRVKTPNRSPYHFFPVLLLLVLGQWSFLSSVVTAESTDIELDAKANKIHQIDSLNLLLYTFLLTLTVLTIWLFKHRRVSWLHETGLAVIYGLIVGAIIRYAGTTTPIIHVAVDPQPDVKFNQSLPPDTLWLKFPGNLPHGSDQPVKANKTYTYSFRGEIANVEENEIDLKATFDPEIFFNIILPPIIFHAGYSLKRKYFFRNLGAILMFAIIGTTLSAFLIGALMYGFVQLMPKLKSSFTFLDTLYFGALISPTDPLTILAIFSDMHVDVNLYALVFGESVLNDAVAIVLSGAIQNYGEHYSSNGEFEGHAFLRSLGDFFSVFAFSLLIGASMGCVTAMMTKFTRIRDFPLLESALFVLMSYSTFLIAEAAELTGVVAVLFCGICQAHYTYNNLSDDSRIRTKQIFELLNFLAENFIFSYIGVSMFTFPKHHFDPLFIFTGFMCAAIGRAVNIYPLSALLNIARKPKISWNFQHMLFFAGLRGAMSFALAIRNTVSDARQAMLTTTSLIVITTVIIQGGAANFLLNWLNIPVGVDDETEVLPFQGVRSDLENPDSEGATTPGGTRKGHEKAVLARLWGNFDSRYMKPLLTHSRPTLLETLPVCLSPLARLLTTTEQLTQDGPTRRADSDSDLCIDEDDRASRGCPADGSGRRNSINRMKRSA; encoded by the exons ATGAACAGGCAGCGGGTGAAAACGCCAAACAGATCGCCGTATCACTTCTTTccggtgctgttgcttctggtgctAGGGCAATGGAGTTTTCTCAGCTCGGTCGTTACGGCCGAATCCACCGATATCGAGCTCGATGCTAAAGCCAACAAAATTCATCAAATCGATTCACTCAATCTGTTGCTCTACACCTTTCTGCTGACCCTGACTGTGCTCACTATCTGGCTATTCAAGCACAGGCGCGTTTCCTGGCTCCACGAAACAGGACTAGCGGTCATCTACG GACTCATCGTAGGGGCAATCATCCGATATGCGGGAACCACAACGCCGATAATTCACGTTGCCGTCGATCCTCAACCGGACGTTAAGTTTAACCAAAGCCTACCACCAGACACATTATGGCTCAAGTTTCCGGGAAATCTGCCGCACGGTTCGGATCAACCTGTGAAGGCCAACAAAACCTACACCTACAGCTTCCGAGGAGAGATTGCCAACGTCGAGGAGAACGAAATCGACCTGAAGGCGACCTTTGATCCCGAAATCTTCTTCAACATTATCCTTCCACCGATCATTTTCCATGCTGGATATAGCTTGAAAAGG AAATACTTTTTCCGTAATCTTGGAGCAATTTTAATGTTTGCCATCATTGGAACAACGCTCTCGGCCTTTTTAATCGGAGCACTGATGTATGGTTTCGTACAGCTAATGCCAAAGCTGAAATCGAGCTTCACCTTCCTAGATACACTTTACTTCGGAGCCCTCATTTCTCCGACGGATCCGCTTACTATCTTAGCCATTTTCAGCGATATGCACGTCGACGTTAATCTGTACGCGctcgtttttggggaaagtgtGCTGAATGATGCGGTTGCCATCGTACTCAGTGG GGCTATTCAAAACTACGGGGAGCATTACTCGAGTAATGGAGAATTCGAAGGACACGCTTTTCTCCGTTCGCTAGGCGATTTCTTCAGCGTATTTGCCTTTTCACTGCTGATCGGCGCATCGATGGGCTGCGTTACGGCCATGATGACAAAGTTTACGCGTATACGCGACTTTCCTTTGCTGGAATCGGCCCTCTTTGTGCTTATGTCCTACAGCACCTTTTTAATAGCCGAAGCAGCCGAACTCACCG GTGTTGTTGCGGTGCTGTTTTGCGGGATTTGTCAGGCGCATTATACGTACAACAATCTTTCAGATGATTCTCGAATACGAACGAAGCAAATATTCGAACTGTTAAACTTCTTGGCGGAGAACTTTATCTTCTCGTACATTGGGGTGTCGATGTTCACGTTTCCAAAACACCACTTTGATCCGTTATTCATTTTCACCGGTTTT atGTGTGCCGCTATAGGACGAGCTGTAAATATTTACCCCCTATCAGCGCTGCTGAACATTGCTAGAAAGCCAAAGATTTCGTGGAACTTTCAACACATGCTCTTCTTTGCTG GTTTGCGTGGTGCCATGTCTTTTGCACTTGCAATAAGGAACACAGTTTCGGACGCGCGGCAGGCAATGTTAACGACTACGTCACTGATTGTAATTACGACCGTTATCATACAGGGCGGTGCGGCGAATTTCTTGCTCAACTGGTTAAACATCCC tgTCGGAGTTGACGATGAAACAGAGGTGCTACCGTTCCAAGGAGTACGAAGC GACTTGGAGAATCCCGACAGTGAAGGTGCCACCACACCCGGTGGAACTAGAAAAGGTCACGAGAAGGCTGTTTTGGCGCGTTTGTGGGGAAATTTCGATTCGAG GTACATGAAACCCTTGCTAACGCATTCTCGGCCAACATTACTCGAGACGTTACCGGTTTGCCTGAGCCCGCTTGCACGATTGTTAACAACGACAGAACAGTTAACCCAG GACGGTCCGACACGCCGAGCGGATTCCGACTCGGATTTGTGTATCGACGAAGATGATCGTGCTTCGCGTGGCTGCCCAGCGGATGGCAGTGGGCGTCGCAACTCGATCAATCGC ATGAAACGAAGTGCTTAG
- the LOC125952258 gene encoding sodium/hydrogen exchanger 7 isoform X2: MNRQRVKTPNRSPYHFFPVLLLLVLGQWSFLSSVVTAESTDIELDAKANKIHQIDSLNLLLYTFLLTLTVLTIWLFKHRRVSWLHETGLAVIYGLIVGAIIRYAGTTTPIIHVAVDPQPDVKFNQSLPPDTLWLKFPGNLPHGSDQPVKANKTYTYSFRGEIANVEENEIDLKATFDPEIFFNIILPPIIFHAGYSLKRKYFFRNLGAILMFAIIGTTLSAFLIGALMYGFVQLMPKLKSSFTFLDTLYFGALISPTDPLTILAIFSDMHVDVNLYALVFGESVLNDAVAIVLSGAIQNYGEHYSSNGEFEGHAFLRSLGDFFSVFAFSLLIGASMGCVTAMMTKFTRIRDFPLLESALFVLMSYSTFLIAEAAELTGVVAVLFCGICQAHYTYNNLSDDSRIRTKQIFELLNFLAENFIFSYIGVSMFTFPKHHFDPLFIFTGFMCAAIGRAVNIYPLSALLNIARKPKISWNFQHMLFFAGLRGAMSFALAIRNTVSDARQAMLTTTSLIVITTVIIQGGAANFLLNWLNIPVGVDDETEVLPFQGVRSDLENPDSEGATTPGGTRKGHEKAVLARLWGNFDSRYMKPLLTHSRPTLLETLPVCLSPLARLLTTTEQLTQDGPTRRADSDSDLCIDEDDRASRGCPADGSGRRNSINRLEIMDERIPSSFNVSSISLTNRIIQQGKRAGGKIFHF, translated from the exons ATGAACAGGCAGCGGGTGAAAACGCCAAACAGATCGCCGTATCACTTCTTTccggtgctgttgcttctggtgctAGGGCAATGGAGTTTTCTCAGCTCGGTCGTTACGGCCGAATCCACCGATATCGAGCTCGATGCTAAAGCCAACAAAATTCATCAAATCGATTCACTCAATCTGTTGCTCTACACCTTTCTGCTGACCCTGACTGTGCTCACTATCTGGCTATTCAAGCACAGGCGCGTTTCCTGGCTCCACGAAACAGGACTAGCGGTCATCTACG GACTCATCGTAGGGGCAATCATCCGATATGCGGGAACCACAACGCCGATAATTCACGTTGCCGTCGATCCTCAACCGGACGTTAAGTTTAACCAAAGCCTACCACCAGACACATTATGGCTCAAGTTTCCGGGAAATCTGCCGCACGGTTCGGATCAACCTGTGAAGGCCAACAAAACCTACACCTACAGCTTCCGAGGAGAGATTGCCAACGTCGAGGAGAACGAAATCGACCTGAAGGCGACCTTTGATCCCGAAATCTTCTTCAACATTATCCTTCCACCGATCATTTTCCATGCTGGATATAGCTTGAAAAGG AAATACTTTTTCCGTAATCTTGGAGCAATTTTAATGTTTGCCATCATTGGAACAACGCTCTCGGCCTTTTTAATCGGAGCACTGATGTATGGTTTCGTACAGCTAATGCCAAAGCTGAAATCGAGCTTCACCTTCCTAGATACACTTTACTTCGGAGCCCTCATTTCTCCGACGGATCCGCTTACTATCTTAGCCATTTTCAGCGATATGCACGTCGACGTTAATCTGTACGCGctcgtttttggggaaagtgtGCTGAATGATGCGGTTGCCATCGTACTCAGTGG GGCTATTCAAAACTACGGGGAGCATTACTCGAGTAATGGAGAATTCGAAGGACACGCTTTTCTCCGTTCGCTAGGCGATTTCTTCAGCGTATTTGCCTTTTCACTGCTGATCGGCGCATCGATGGGCTGCGTTACGGCCATGATGACAAAGTTTACGCGTATACGCGACTTTCCTTTGCTGGAATCGGCCCTCTTTGTGCTTATGTCCTACAGCACCTTTTTAATAGCCGAAGCAGCCGAACTCACCG GTGTTGTTGCGGTGCTGTTTTGCGGGATTTGTCAGGCGCATTATACGTACAACAATCTTTCAGATGATTCTCGAATACGAACGAAGCAAATATTCGAACTGTTAAACTTCTTGGCGGAGAACTTTATCTTCTCGTACATTGGGGTGTCGATGTTCACGTTTCCAAAACACCACTTTGATCCGTTATTCATTTTCACCGGTTTT atGTGTGCCGCTATAGGACGAGCTGTAAATATTTACCCCCTATCAGCGCTGCTGAACATTGCTAGAAAGCCAAAGATTTCGTGGAACTTTCAACACATGCTCTTCTTTGCTG GTTTGCGTGGTGCCATGTCTTTTGCACTTGCAATAAGGAACACAGTTTCGGACGCGCGGCAGGCAATGTTAACGACTACGTCACTGATTGTAATTACGACCGTTATCATACAGGGCGGTGCGGCGAATTTCTTGCTCAACTGGTTAAACATCCC tgTCGGAGTTGACGATGAAACAGAGGTGCTACCGTTCCAAGGAGTACGAAGC GACTTGGAGAATCCCGACAGTGAAGGTGCCACCACACCCGGTGGAACTAGAAAAGGTCACGAGAAGGCTGTTTTGGCGCGTTTGTGGGGAAATTTCGATTCGAG GTACATGAAACCCTTGCTAACGCATTCTCGGCCAACATTACTCGAGACGTTACCGGTTTGCCTGAGCCCGCTTGCACGATTGTTAACAACGACAGAACAGTTAACCCAG GACGGTCCGACACGCCGAGCGGATTCCGACTCGGATTTGTGTATCGACGAAGATGATCGTGCTTCGCGTGGCTGCCCAGCGGATGGCAGTGGGCGTCGCAACTCGATCAATCGC CTGGAAATAATGGATGAAAGAATTCCTAGCTCGTTTAATGTATCCTCTATCAGCCTTACCAACCGCATTATACAGCAGGGCAAAAGAGCCGGGGGCAAaatctttcatttttaa
- the LOC125952258 gene encoding sodium/hydrogen exchanger 7 isoform X3: MNRQRVKTPNRSPYHFFPVLLLLVLGQWSFLSSVVTAESTDIELDAKANKIHQIDSLNLLLYTFLLTLTVLTIWLFKHRRVSWLHETGLAVIYGLIVGAIIRYAGTTTPIIHVAVDPQPDVKFNQSLPPDTLWLKFPGNLPHGSDQPVKANKTYTYSFRGEIANVEENEIDLKATFDPEIFFNIILPPIIFHAGYSLKRKYFFRNLGAILMFAIIGTTLSAFLIGALMYGFVQLMPKLKSSFTFLDTLYFGALISPTDPLTILAIFSDMHVDVNLYALVFGESVLNDAVAIVLSGAIQNYGEHYSSNGEFEGHAFLRSLGDFFSVFAFSLLIGASMGCVTAMMTKFTRIRDFPLLESALFVLMSYSTFLIAEAAELTGVVAVLFCGICQAHYTYNNLSDDSRIRTKQIFELLNFLAENFIFSYIGVSMFTFPKHHFDPLFIFTGFMCAAIGRAVNIYPLSALLNIARKPKISWNFQHMLFFAGLRGAMSFALAIRNTVSDARQAMLTTTSLIVITTVIIQGGAANFLLNWLNIPVGVDDETEVLPFQGVRSVYNSMENTAGDLENPDSEGATTPGGTRKGHEKAVLARLWGNFDSRYMKPLLTHSRPTLLETLPVCLSPLARLLTTTEQLTQDGPTRRADSDSDLCIDEDDRASRGCPADGSGRRNSINRQRYRPDAARDANDAINALSSLDPNFM, from the exons ATGAACAGGCAGCGGGTGAAAACGCCAAACAGATCGCCGTATCACTTCTTTccggtgctgttgcttctggtgctAGGGCAATGGAGTTTTCTCAGCTCGGTCGTTACGGCCGAATCCACCGATATCGAGCTCGATGCTAAAGCCAACAAAATTCATCAAATCGATTCACTCAATCTGTTGCTCTACACCTTTCTGCTGACCCTGACTGTGCTCACTATCTGGCTATTCAAGCACAGGCGCGTTTCCTGGCTCCACGAAACAGGACTAGCGGTCATCTACG GACTCATCGTAGGGGCAATCATCCGATATGCGGGAACCACAACGCCGATAATTCACGTTGCCGTCGATCCTCAACCGGACGTTAAGTTTAACCAAAGCCTACCACCAGACACATTATGGCTCAAGTTTCCGGGAAATCTGCCGCACGGTTCGGATCAACCTGTGAAGGCCAACAAAACCTACACCTACAGCTTCCGAGGAGAGATTGCCAACGTCGAGGAGAACGAAATCGACCTGAAGGCGACCTTTGATCCCGAAATCTTCTTCAACATTATCCTTCCACCGATCATTTTCCATGCTGGATATAGCTTGAAAAGG AAATACTTTTTCCGTAATCTTGGAGCAATTTTAATGTTTGCCATCATTGGAACAACGCTCTCGGCCTTTTTAATCGGAGCACTGATGTATGGTTTCGTACAGCTAATGCCAAAGCTGAAATCGAGCTTCACCTTCCTAGATACACTTTACTTCGGAGCCCTCATTTCTCCGACGGATCCGCTTACTATCTTAGCCATTTTCAGCGATATGCACGTCGACGTTAATCTGTACGCGctcgtttttggggaaagtgtGCTGAATGATGCGGTTGCCATCGTACTCAGTGG GGCTATTCAAAACTACGGGGAGCATTACTCGAGTAATGGAGAATTCGAAGGACACGCTTTTCTCCGTTCGCTAGGCGATTTCTTCAGCGTATTTGCCTTTTCACTGCTGATCGGCGCATCGATGGGCTGCGTTACGGCCATGATGACAAAGTTTACGCGTATACGCGACTTTCCTTTGCTGGAATCGGCCCTCTTTGTGCTTATGTCCTACAGCACCTTTTTAATAGCCGAAGCAGCCGAACTCACCG GTGTTGTTGCGGTGCTGTTTTGCGGGATTTGTCAGGCGCATTATACGTACAACAATCTTTCAGATGATTCTCGAATACGAACGAAGCAAATATTCGAACTGTTAAACTTCTTGGCGGAGAACTTTATCTTCTCGTACATTGGGGTGTCGATGTTCACGTTTCCAAAACACCACTTTGATCCGTTATTCATTTTCACCGGTTTT atGTGTGCCGCTATAGGACGAGCTGTAAATATTTACCCCCTATCAGCGCTGCTGAACATTGCTAGAAAGCCAAAGATTTCGTGGAACTTTCAACACATGCTCTTCTTTGCTG GTTTGCGTGGTGCCATGTCTTTTGCACTTGCAATAAGGAACACAGTTTCGGACGCGCGGCAGGCAATGTTAACGACTACGTCACTGATTGTAATTACGACCGTTATCATACAGGGCGGTGCGGCGAATTTCTTGCTCAACTGGTTAAACATCCC tgTCGGAGTTGACGATGAAACAGAGGTGCTACCGTTCCAAGGAGTACGAAGC GTGTACAATTCGATGGAAAATACGGCTGGG GACTTGGAGAATCCCGACAGTGAAGGTGCCACCACACCCGGTGGAACTAGAAAAGGTCACGAGAAGGCTGTTTTGGCGCGTTTGTGGGGAAATTTCGATTCGAG GTACATGAAACCCTTGCTAACGCATTCTCGGCCAACATTACTCGAGACGTTACCGGTTTGCCTGAGCCCGCTTGCACGATTGTTAACAACGACAGAACAGTTAACCCAG GACGGTCCGACACGCCGAGCGGATTCCGACTCGGATTTGTGTATCGACGAAGATGATCGTGCTTCGCGTGGCTGCCCAGCGGATGGCAGTGGGCGTCGCAACTCGATCAATCGC CAGCGATATCGCCCCGATGCGGCACGGGATGCAAATGATGCCATCAACGCACTAAGCAGTTTAGATCCCAACTTTATGTAG
- the LOC125950918 gene encoding S-phase kinase-associated protein 1-like: MPTIKLQSSDGEIFDTDVQIAKCSGTIKTMLEDLGMDEGDDEAVPLPNVNSAILRKVLQWATYHKDDPIPVEDDDSKEKRTDDISSWDADFLKVDQGTLFELILAANYLDIKGLLDVTCKTVANMIKGKTPEEIRKTFNIKNDFTPSEEEQVRKENEWCEEK; this comes from the coding sequence atgcCTACCATCAAGTTGCAGTCGTCGGATGGGGAGATTTTCGACACGGACGTGCAGATTGCTAAATGTTCGGGTACGATCAAAACGATGCTGGAGGATCTCGGTATGGATGAGGGCGATGATGAGGCCGTCCCGCTGCCGAACGTTAACTCAGCCATCTTGCGGAAGGTGCTACAGTGGGCTACCTACCACAAGGACGACCCAATCCCGgtggaggacgacgacagcaaGGAGAAGCGCACGGACGACATCAGCTCCTGGGATGCAGACTTCCTGAAGGTAGACCAGGGTACGTTGTTCGAGCTGATTCTGGCTGCGAACTATCTCGATATTAAGGGATTGTTGGATGTCACCTGCAAAACCGTCGCCAACATGATCAAGGGTAAAACGCCGGAAGAAATTCGCAAGACGTTCAACATTAAGAACGACTTTACTCCTTCCGAGGAGGAGCAAGTTCGCAAGGAGAACGAGTGGTGCGAGGAAAAGTAA